Genomic window (Sphingomonas japonica):
CCGCAACATGGTCACCGGTGCATCGACTGCCGACCTTGCCGTGATCCTGATCGACGCGCGCAAGGGCGTGCTGACCCAGACGCGGCGGCACAGCTACCTCGCCCATCTGATCGGCATCCGCCACATCGTCCTTGCGGTGAACAAGATGGATCTGGTCGGATACGACCGGCAGGTGTTCGACCGTATCGTCGCCGACTATCGCGCGTTCGCGAACTCCATCGGCATCGACGCGTTCACGCCAATCCCGATCTCCGGGCTGGGCGGAGACAATATCGCCAGCAGGTCGGCGATCACTCCCTGGTATTCCGGGCCCACGCTGATCGAGCATCTGGAAACGGTCGACGTGGACATCGACGCCGTCGCTACCGAACCATTCCGAATGCCGGTGCAATGGGTCAACCGTCCCAATCTCGATTTCCGCGGCTTTTCGGGGTTGATCGCCAGCGGCACCGTGCGCCCCGGCGATGCGGTGCGCATCGTACCATCGGGTCGCACTTCGAAGATCGCCCGGATCGTGGCGATGGGGGGCGATCTGGATGAGGCGCGGGCCGGTCAGTCGGTGACGATCACGCTGGCGGACGAGATCGACTGTTCTCGCGGCGATCTGATCGCAGCCGCGTCCGCACCGCCCGAGGTCGCCGACCAGTTCCAGGCGACGATCGTCTGGATGGATGCCGAGCCCATGCTGGTGGGCCGGGCATATTGGCTCAAGATTGGTGCTCAGATGGTCAGCGCCACTATCCAGGAGCCGCGCCATGCGGTGGACGTCAACACGATGGCCGAACTGTCGGTCAGGACTCTCGAGCTGAACGATATCGGCGTGGCGGAAGTCTATACCGATCGCCCGATCGCGTTTGAAGCCTATGCGACCAATCGCGACCTCGGCGGGTTCATCCTGATCGACAAGATCACCAACGCCACGGTCGCCGCCGGCCTGCTCAGCTTCGCGCTGCGCCGGAGCCAGAATGTCCATTGGCAGTCGATCGAGATCACCCGCGACGCTCATGCCGCGCAAAAGGGTCAGCGACCCAAGTTGCTATGGTTTACCGGCCTGTCGGGATCGGGCAAATCGACGATCGCCAACCTGGTCGAAAAAAGGCTGCACGCACTGGGCAAGCATAGCTTCCTCCTCGATGGCGATAACATCCGCCATGGCCTGAACCGCGACTTGGGCTTCACCGACGCCGATCGCATCGAGAATATCCGCCGCGTCGGCGAGGTCGCCAAGCTGATGACCGATGCCGGGCTGATCGTGCTGACGGCGTTCATCTCGCCGTTCAGGGCCGAGCGCTCGATGGTTCGGTCGATGTTCGCCGAACGCGACTTCATCGAGATCTTCATCAGCACCCCGCTCGCGGTCGCCGAGGAGCGCGACGTCAAGGGGCTGTACAAGAAAGCTCGGGCTGGTGACCTCAAGAACTTCACCGGCATCGACAGCCCCTATGAAGAACCCGAAGCGCCGGAACTCATCATCGATACGACGGCGATGTCGCCCGACGATGCCGCCGACCTGATCGTCAGGACCTGCTTGGCATGACACAGATGTCTGACGCCGCCCTCGCTCGCGCGATTGCGGACGCCGCGGGGCAAGTCCTGATGGCGGTGCGCGGCAGCGGGTTGTTCGCAGGCAAGGCGCTGGGAGCGGCGGGCGATCGCGTGGCGAATGCGCTGATCCTGGAAAAGCTGGCGCAGGTCCGGCCGGACGACGCCATCCTGTCCGAAGAAAGCGCCGACGACGCGGTCCGGCTCGACCGCAGCCGGGTATGGATTGTCGACCCGCTCGACGGAACTCGTGAATATTCCGAAGGGCGCAGCGATTGGGCGGTGCATGTCGCGTTGGCGATCGACGGTGCGCCGGCGGCTGGGGCGGTCGCCCTGCCTGCGCTCGGTGAAACCTTCGCGACGGATCGGCCAGCCGCGCTTCCGCCTGCCGGGCAGTCGTTGAGGATGGTGGTCAGTCGCACCCGCCCGGCTCCCGAAGCGGAAATGGTCGCTGCGGCGATCGGCGCGTCGCTGGTGCCGATGGGCTCGGCCGGGGCGAAGGCGATGGCGATCCTGCGCGACGAAGCCGACATCTATGTCCATAGCGGCGGACAATATGAATGGGACAGCTGCGCTCCGATCGCGGTGGCGGCGGCAAGCGGACTGCACGTCTCGCGGATCGACGGCTCGCCGCTCGTGTACAATCGTCGCGACGTGTACCTTCCCGACCTGCTGATCTGCCGCGAGGATATCGCAGGCCGTGTCCTCTGGCTGATCGCCAACGCCGCGAAGGCACCCGCCACCGTCCAAGCCCCTTGACTGTACCCGCCGTCATGGCACCCCAGTCGCACAGGGGGCTTTGATGGACTGGCTAAATGCCGTTGCCGGATTGCTGGTCGGGATCATCGTCGGCGTGACGGGGGTTGGTGGTGGATCCTTGATGTCGCCGCTGCTGATCCTGTTCTTCGGCGTCGCGCCGGCGACTGCGATCGGGACCGACCTGTGGTTCGCGGCGATTACCAAGTCGGTCGGCGGCTACGTGCATCATCGGCAAAGCAGCGTCGCGCTCGACATCGTCGGGTTGCTGGCGATCGGCAGCATTCCGGCGGCGATATTGACGGGTCTATGGCTGTGGCAGTTCGGCGGCACCTCGATGCGCAGCGATGTGCTGTCGCAACTGCTCGGCATCGTCCTGATCCTGACGTCGGTCGCGACCCTGCTGCGGCAGCGCGTTGCCCGCTTCGCATTGTCACTGTCGATCCGCCAACACCCCGCCTTTACGACGTTCAAACGGATTGCCACGATCCTTGCGGGAGCGCTGCTGGGGATTATGGTCACGCTGACATCGGTCGGCGCCGGCGCACTAGGCGCGACGATGCTGCTGTGTCTGTATCCCAAGCGGCTGTCGCTGCATCAGTTGGTCGGGACCGACATCGCCCACGCCGTCCCGATCGCCTTGGTCGGGGGGATCATCCACCTGCTGATCGGGACGGTCGACTGGGCATTGCTCGCCATGCTGCTGGTCGGATCGATCCCGGGGATCATCGTCGGGTCAAGACTAGCCGCGCTGATCCCCGAAGCGCTGATCCGGCCCGCTTTGGCGGTCGTCCTGGTCTTTGCCGGGCTCAAGCTAATTGTCTGATATGTCCAGCAAACCGGCAGCGACCGCGAAACGCTCCAGAAACGGGACGACCGGCCCGAGCGGGCGCGCTGTTGCATTGCGGCATCGTACAAAGAGGTGCATAGGCCGATTGATAAAGGTGCGCGATGTACGCCGCGCCATATCGCCTAGGGGGAAGCATGAACCTCGAGTCTGGGCGGATGCGACCGTCTGGTGACGCGTTGGTCGGATTCCGAACTCCCGCGTTCTCCTCTCGCCGTGCCGTGCGCGCCCGCATGTACGTCATCCTCGCTGCGATCGACATCGCATGCATTTTCGCCAGCTTCGTCGTAGCATCGGTGGTGTACGGGATGCCGCTTGCCAGCGGACAATGGGCGGTCGTGGCCAGCTCGCTGGCACCGATCTACGTCGCAGCAGCGGCCAATGGCGGTGCCTATTCGGCCGAGGTGCTGGTTACTCCCGGGCAGGGAGTCACACGATCGCTGCGTGCCTTGCTGCTCGCCATTGGCGTGCTCATGTTCCTTGCCTTCTATCTGAAGGTCGGCGCCACATTTTCGCGCGGAACCTTTGCGATCGGGTCGGTCATCGGCTTTGCTGCGCTGGCATTCGCGCGGCGTGCGTATCTCCGCCACGCCCGGATCGTGCTCAGCGGAACCGCCTACAACGTGATGCTGATCAGCGATCAGGACGACATCCACGCCGCCGACGACCACACGACAATCATTCGCGGCGACAGCTGGCTCGACCCGGAGCAGCATTGCCCCGAAATGTACAATCGACTGGCGCAGATGCTGGCGACATCGGATCGCGTCGTCATCGATTGCGCGCCGGAGCGACGCGTGGCCTGGGTCAGGTTGCTCAAGGGGGCGAATGTCCGCAGCGAAGTGATCGCGCCCGAACTGTCGCGGCTTGCCCCGCTCGGCATCGACAACTGGTCCAACCAACCGACCATCGTCGTCGCGGAAGGTCCGCTCAGCCAGGTCGATGCGGCGATGAAGCGGGCGTTCGACATCGTCGTCTCCGGATTGGCGCTGATCGTGCTCGCGCCGTTGCTGGCCGTCATCGCGCTATTGATCCGCCGCGACAGTCCCGGGCCGATCCTGTTCGTCCAGACCCGCATCGGTCAGGGTAACCGACTGTTTCGCATGCTCAAGTTTCGCAGCATGCGCACCGATCGATCGGATGGCCATGGCAATCGCTCGGCCTCGCGCGACGACGAACGTGTCACTGCGCTTGGCCGCTTCATCCGAAAGACCAGCATCGACGAACTGCCGCAGCTGATCAATGTGCTCAAGGGCGACATGAGCATCGTCGGACCCCGGCCGCATGCGGTGGGATCGCGCGCCGCGGACAAGCTGTTCTGGGAAGTCGATGACCGCTACTGGCATCGCCATGCCATCAAGCCGGGTCTGACCGGGCTGGCTCAGGTGCGTGGATTTCGGGGTGCGACCGCGATCGAACGCGACCTTACCGACAGGCTGCAGGCCGATCTCGAATATCTGAGGGACTGGTCGCTGATGAAGGATGTGATGATCATCCTGCAGACGTTCCGGGTGCTGACGCACAAGAACGCCTTCTGACATAAGGCGCTGGTTCAGGCCGGCTCGCCGAATAGGCTGAAGCTCGACGGCAGCCGCTTGCGCTGCTTTCCCCCTGCCAGCGCCGCGTCGATCGCATCGATCGCCAGCATCAGGTCGCGCTGCGGATAGGGTTTCGACAGGCAGCCGCGCGCAAACATCTTTGCCTCGCCCGGACAATGGCCCGTCACGAACAGCACGGCGATACCGTGGCCGTGTGCGATGCGCGCAACGTCGAGGCCGCTTCCGTCCGAGAGTTCGACGTCCAGGATTACCAGATCGATCGCGCTGTCGCTGGTGATCGCTTCGAGTGCGTGGAGCACGCTGTCGCAGGTGGCGACGATCTCCAGCCCTGCCTCGGTCAGGAAATGCTCGGTGTCGAACGCGACCAGCGGCTCGTCCTCCACCAACAGGATCCGCGAGATACGCCGCTTCTTCCGACCGAACAACATGATGTGCGCCTACTCCCCGCCGGCTCGTGCTTGCGCCGTCGCACCGCTCAACGCATTAGCCGTCGACACGCTGCGTATTCGCGCAATATTTGTCGCGGACCCGACCAAGGACATAGCATCATCGCCCTGCCCCCGTCCAAGCAAAGCGCAGGCGAACGTATCGCCAAGCTGCTCGCCCGTGCCGGAATCGCGTCGCGGCGCGAGATCGAGCGGATGATCGCCGAACGGCGGATCGCGATCGACGGCGTGCCGCTGGAAACGCCAGCGACCGTGCTGTCGTCGCTGCGCGGCGTGACCGTCGATGGCGAGC
Coding sequences:
- a CDS encoding 3'(2'),5'-bisphosphate nucleotidase CysQ translates to MSDAALARAIADAAGQVLMAVRGSGLFAGKALGAAGDRVANALILEKLAQVRPDDAILSEESADDAVRLDRSRVWIVDPLDGTREYSEGRSDWAVHVALAIDGAPAAGAVALPALGETFATDRPAALPPAGQSLRMVVSRTRPAPEAEMVAAAIGASLVPMGSAGAKAMAILRDEADIYVHSGGQYEWDSCAPIAVAAASGLHVSRIDGSPLVYNRRDVYLPDLLICREDIAGRVLWLIANAAKAPATVQAP
- the cysN gene encoding sulfate adenylyltransferase subunit CysN — its product is MAGQESAYRVDALVAEDIDAYLAQHQAKSLLRFITCGSVDDGKSTLIGRLLYDSKMIFEDQLSALEADSKRVGTQGQNIDFALLVDGLAAEREQGITIDVAYRFFATEKRKFIVADTPGHEQYTRNMVTGASTADLAVILIDARKGVLTQTRRHSYLAHLIGIRHIVLAVNKMDLVGYDRQVFDRIVADYRAFANSIGIDAFTPIPISGLGGDNIASRSAITPWYSGPTLIEHLETVDVDIDAVATEPFRMPVQWVNRPNLDFRGFSGLIASGTVRPGDAVRIVPSGRTSKIARIVAMGGDLDEARAGQSVTITLADEIDCSRGDLIAAASAPPEVADQFQATIVWMDAEPMLVGRAYWLKIGAQMVSATIQEPRHAVDVNTMAELSVRTLELNDIGVAEVYTDRPIAFEAYATNRDLGGFILIDKITNATVAAGLLSFALRRSQNVHWQSIEITRDAHAAQKGQRPKLLWFTGLSGSGKSTIANLVEKRLHALGKHSFLLDGDNIRHGLNRDLGFTDADRIENIRRVGEVAKLMTDAGLIVLTAFISPFRAERSMVRSMFAERDFIEIFISTPLAVAEERDVKGLYKKARAGDLKNFTGIDSPYEEPEAPELIIDTTAMSPDDAADLIVRTCLA
- a CDS encoding sulfite exporter TauE/SafE family protein, which encodes MDWLNAVAGLLVGIIVGVTGVGGGSLMSPLLILFFGVAPATAIGTDLWFAAITKSVGGYVHHRQSSVALDIVGLLAIGSIPAAILTGLWLWQFGGTSMRSDVLSQLLGIVLILTSVATLLRQRVARFALSLSIRQHPAFTTFKRIATILAGALLGIMVTLTSVGAGALGATMLLCLYPKRLSLHQLVGTDIAHAVPIALVGGIIHLLIGTVDWALLAMLLVGSIPGIIVGSRLAALIPEALIRPALAVVLVFAGLKLIV
- a CDS encoding response regulator: MLFGRKKRRISRILLVEDEPLVAFDTEHFLTEAGLEIVATCDSVLHALEAITSDSAIDLVILDVELSDGSGLDVARIAHGHGIAVLFVTGHCPGEAKMFARGCLSKPYPQRDLMLAIDAIDAALAGGKQRKRLPSSFSLFGEPA
- a CDS encoding sugar transferase — its product is MYVILAAIDIACIFASFVVASVVYGMPLASGQWAVVASSLAPIYVAAAANGGAYSAEVLVTPGQGVTRSLRALLLAIGVLMFLAFYLKVGATFSRGTFAIGSVIGFAALAFARRAYLRHARIVLSGTAYNVMLISDQDDIHAADDHTTIIRGDSWLDPEQHCPEMYNRLAQMLATSDRVVIDCAPERRVAWVRLLKGANVRSEVIAPELSRLAPLGIDNWSNQPTIVVAEGPLSQVDAAMKRAFDIVVSGLALIVLAPLLAVIALLIRRDSPGPILFVQTRIGQGNRLFRMLKFRSMRTDRSDGHGNRSASRDDERVTALGRFIRKTSIDELPQLINVLKGDMSIVGPRPHAVGSRAADKLFWEVDDRYWHRHAIKPGLTGLAQVRGFRGATAIERDLTDRLQADLEYLRDWSLMKDVMIILQTFRVLTHKNAF